A genomic region of Cannabis sativa cultivar Pink pepper isolate KNU-18-1 chromosome 1, ASM2916894v1, whole genome shotgun sequence contains the following coding sequences:
- the LOC115704429 gene encoding uncharacterized protein LOC115704429 has translation MFKYVGAIANKEENLWVKWVHSVYLKQEDWWSYEASPQGSWYWKQVVAAKNQIQSLMDAQQFTQGKYQISLGYQLLCPSNSRVNWSNEVWGRFNTPKHSFIMWIAIEQRLRTRDRLHKFGVIDDSSCLLCHGQEESNAHLFFGCPFSKACLVEIKNWMLWHTTTDSATKLVRWIAPSKVSKFRKKVMAAALASLIYHVWKSRNNKVWNDKCDDVENVVNRVKETTKVRIIVVWPKKVSKIDTTWFHTL, from the coding sequence ATGTTTAAATATGTTGGGGCTATTGCAAACAAAGAGGAGAACTTATGGGTGAAATGGGTCCATAGTGTCTATCTCAAACAGGAGGATTGGTGGAGCTATGAAGCTTCACCACAAGGGAGCTGGTACTGGAAACAAGTAGTGGCTGCCAAAAATCAGATCCAAAGCCTGATGGACGCACAACAATTCACACAAGGTAAATATCAAATCTCTTTAGGCTATCAATTACTTTGTCCTTCAAATAGTAGAGTTAATTGGAGTAATGAGGTTTGGGGGCGTTTCAATACTCCAAAGCATAGCTTTATAATGTGGATTGCTATCGAACAAAGACTGAGAACAAGAGATAGATTGCACAAGTTTGGGGTCATTGATGATTCTTCTTGTCTTCTTTGCCACGGTCAAGAGGAATCAAATGCACATCTATTCTTTGGATGTCCTTTTTCAAAGGCTTGTTTGGTTGAAATCAAGAATTGGATGCTTTGGCATACTACCACCGATTCAGCAACCAAATTGGTGAGATGGATTGCACCGTCCAAGGTTAGCAAATTTAGGAAGAAAGTAATGGCAGCGGCATTGGCAAGTTTGATATACCATGTGTGGAAAAGTAGAAATAACAAGGTATGGAATGATAAATGTGATGATGTAGAGAATGTTGTAAATAGAGTTAAGGAAACTACAAAAGTTAGAATAATTGTTGTATGGCcaaaaaaagttagtaaaattgaTACAACATGGTTTCATACATTGTAA